In Desulfonatronum thiodismutans, the genomic window CGTCGAGCCGGACGAAGAGGAGTTGGCCAGCTTCACGGATTTGAAATACCAGTTCGAGGAGTACCAGGCCGGAATCAACCGCTCCAGCCATCTGCCCGCGGAAACCATCGACGGCTACCGGGTCAAGGTTTTCGCGAATATCGAGCTACTGGAAGAGGTCTCCTCGGTACTGGGCAACGGCGGCGAGGGGGTCGGGCTGTACCGCACCGAGTATTCCTATCTGAACCGGCTCAAGCTGCCGGACGAGGAGCAGTTGCTGGAAGAGTACCAGGATCTGGCCTCGATCATGTTTCCCGGCAAGGTGGTATTGCGCACCCTGGATGTGGGCGCGGACAAATTCATGAACCATTTCGGCGGCCTGGATGAGGCTAATCCGGCCTTGGGTCTGCGGGCGGTGCGGTTCTGTCTGCACCATATGGACCTGTTTCGGGTCCAGTTGCGGGCCATATTGCGGGCCAGCGTCCACGAGAACATCTCCTTGATGTTTCCCATGGTGTCCGGGTTGGGCGAATTGCGCCAGGTCAAGTCCGTGTTCAACAGCGTGCGGATGGAACTGAAGAAGGAAGGGTTGAAGTACAATCCGGAAATGCCCGTGGGGATCATGATCGAGTTGCCTTCGGCCATGATCACGGCGGACATCCTGGCCACTGAGGTGGACTTCTTCAGTATCGGAACCAACGACCTGATCCAGTACAGTTTGGGCATCGACCGGACCAACTCCTTTGTCTCCTATCTCTATCAACCGCTGCACCCGGCCCTGATCCGGATGATCAAGTACGTAGTGGACGCCGGACACCGGGCCGGGATCGAGGTGAGCATCTGCGGGGAAATGGCCGCGGACCCCTACTGCATTCCGGTGCTCATGGGCATGCATGTGGACTGCCTGAGCATGAACCCCCAGGCCGTGCCGGTGATCAAGCATATCATTCGCCAGGCGACCATGGAGGAGTGCAAGGCCCTGCTTAAGGACGTCCTGGCCAGCAAAACCGTAGGAAGGAACAACAAGCTGGTCAAGGACAGCATTTTTCGCCGCCACCCCAGTGAACTGATGTTTTACTCTTCCCTGCTGGACGAGGGGTACTGATGAAACCGAAAAGCGACGGAACCCGGCTGATCGGCCAGAACAAGAAAGCCCGCCACGAGTACGAAATCCTGGAAACTCTGGAGGCCGGCTTGGCCCTGATGGGCTCGGAGGTGAAATCCTTGCGCGACGGCAAAGTCAGCTTCAAGGACGGTTACGTCCGGTTGAAGGACGGCGATGCGGTACTGGTAGGCGTGCATATCGCCCCGTACGCCCACGCCGTGCATACCGGACACGAACCGGAACGACCGCGTAAATTGCTCCTGCACCGTCACCAGATCGACGCCTGGAGCGCCAAGACTGCCCAGAAGGGCCTGACCGTGGTGCCGTTGAAAATGTACTGGAAGGCCGGACGAGCCAAGGTCGAAATCGGCCTGGCCCGAGGCAAGAAATACCACGACCAGCGCGAGGATCTCAAACGCCGGGCCATGGATCGGGATCTGGCCCGGGAGATGTGATTTTCATACCCTTATGTCCCTAACTCCCACCCAACGCGCCTTTCTTCGCGGTCAGTTTCCCGGCGACGACTATTTAGAGCAGCCGGAAGCGACCTGCGTGTACGGGGCGGACGCCAGTCGGCGGTTCGCTTTGCCGTGGGCCGTGGTGCGTCCCCGGACGGTGGAGCAGATCAAGGAGCTTCTGACCTGGGCGCATCGGGAAGAAATTCCGCT contains:
- the ptsP gene encoding phosphoenolpyruvate--protein phosphotransferase, translating into MALHVIQGIPVSTGVALGRAFFLNRGRARNIPRHNIPDGDVQGELSRVEHAFSRALVELEDIQGRVPAELLEHARIIDSHIMMLQDPKLLESAKAYIQSMQLNAEWALEKAVADIETVFRSIEDAYIRERIQDVRLVAGRVQQHLLGESGNSLRSINTRIILLAHDLSPADTVELEVGKIMAFATVTGGKTSHTGILARAMQIPAIVGAPDLEESIQDGQLIIIDGLQGRIIVEPDEEELASFTDLKYQFEEYQAGINRSSHLPAETIDGYRVKVFANIELLEEVSSVLGNGGEGVGLYRTEYSYLNRLKLPDEEQLLEEYQDLASIMFPGKVVLRTLDVGADKFMNHFGGLDEANPALGLRAVRFCLHHMDLFRVQLRAILRASVHENISLMFPMVSGLGELRQVKSVFNSVRMELKKEGLKYNPEMPVGIMIELPSAMITADILATEVDFFSIGTNDLIQYSLGIDRTNSFVSYLYQPLHPALIRMIKYVVDAGHRAGIEVSICGEMAADPYCIPVLMGMHVDCLSMNPQAVPVIKHIIRQATMEECKALLKDVLASKTVGRNNKLVKDSIFRRHPSELMFYSSLLDEGY
- the smpB gene encoding SsrA-binding protein SmpB; translation: MKPKSDGTRLIGQNKKARHEYEILETLEAGLALMGSEVKSLRDGKVSFKDGYVRLKDGDAVLVGVHIAPYAHAVHTGHEPERPRKLLLHRHQIDAWSAKTAQKGLTVVPLKMYWKAGRAKVEIGLARGKKYHDQREDLKRRAMDRDLAREM